The genomic window AGCGACTGGGACAAGTTCAGCCGGCAGACCTATGCCGCCAACTTCGGCGAGACGCCGCATGTCGACATTCATTCCGTGGCCGTGGCCGACATCCCGAAGTTCGACATCCTTTGCGGCGGCTTTCCCCGCCAACCCTTCAGCCTCGTGGGCGTCTCCAAGAAATTGAGCCTCGGCAAGAAACACAGCTTCGAGGACAAGGAACGCCGAATAACTGGGATCAATCACGCGATCTCTGGAATACCAAGCTCTCTCAAGTATTTGAAGGTTGAATCGTAGAACGTCGGTGAACGAGTCGGATCGTTAGCATTACCCGGCGGGACGAAAACAACCATGCCCTGCCGAGCGCGCGTGAGCAAAACACGATACGCATTACGCAGATAGTTGCGGTTGTCGGAGAGGTTGATGTTTTTCCAGCGTGAGCCGCGGAAGTCGTGGTAGTTCCAACCGTTGCCGTTGAATCGAAAATCCGCATCCCAAGTGACACACGTCCAATCGAGTTCCAGCCCCTGCACTTGAAACTCCGTCGCTGCGTCTTCGAGATAGTAACTGGAGCGAACGTCGTCGCGGTCGTTGAGGAAGTAATGCACCGGATCAACGTCCACGCGGACGTCGACGGCATGGGGTTTGAGGCGCATCGCTTTGGAGGAGGCAAGCAGACCGAAACGCTCCGAACCTCGCGCGTGGCAGCGAACCCAAGCTTTGGCCTTGTCTAAATCGCGGGCGAGAACGATGGGGAAACGTGCGCTGAGTTCTGCAAGCGCTTCGCGAGCAGTGGCGGTCTCACAGTCAAGGAGCGCCTTCACGAATGCCGAGACATTTTCCGCCCGGAAAGACCGCATCGACACGGCAAGGTGGAGGGAATCTTCATGGCGTGCCTGAGTAGTGTGTTGCGCGCGTTCGAGAGAGTTGTTGGCGGCATACTCACTGTCATGCAGTCGTGAGGAGATAAACATTTTCCAATGGGGGAAATGTTCGATCGCGGCATTCAACCAAGCCGAGATGCCAGCTTCGCCGGTGTTGATTTCCTGACCACCGCCCACCAGACAGACGATTACCGCCCAATCTCGATGGCGGTCCATGTAGGAAATCAGAAATTCGGGCTCTGATTGGGTGAAGCCCGGACGCCCCTTCTTTCGCTTCATGAAGTTGGCCGTCATCTGCAAATTCCACGCTCGCTGCGCTTCATCAAATATAACGACGTGTTCCGGTGGCGCGTTCTCGTCTGTCAGCCCCGCATCACGAAAGTGGTGAACGTTTTGGATGAAGGCTTTTACCGGAGTCGCGATTTTCTTTTTGGTGACCTTCTTTTTCTGAGCTTTAAGCCGGAGGTATTCATCTCTGGTTAACGCTTCACGCAACACAGCAACGAGCGGTGCATTGCCCGACAAGAATACCGCGTGCGTTGGTGCTTTCTCGTCCCGTCGCTGTGTGGCGATGTTTAGTCCCACCAAAGTTTTTCCAGCGCCGGGGACACCAGTCACAAAGCAAATGAACTTTTGTCCAGTGCTGCGCGCTTCATCAACTAACTCCTCGATGCGTTTAGAAGTTGTGTGGAGGTTCTGCGCACCTGCGTCAAAGCGCGCGATGGCTTCGACAGAGTGCTGCGCATAGAGCGACCGTGCGGCTTCAATAATCGTTGGCGTTGGGCGATACGAGGCGCGCGCCCAAGCTTGCGCGTCGAGGGCCGAGCCCTTGGCAATGCTCAAGCCGAAGTCCAGCGTCTCGCGCAATTTGACGGCGTTGGTGAGGACAGGTCGATAAACGTTGTCTGCGTCAGCCTCGAACTTGCCGGACGCGGACTCGGCTTCGGTTGCTACGAGAATCGGAGCGATAGCGACGTTATGGCTGGCTTCGTGAAAGTTCTTAAGATCGAGAGCGTAGTCCCAGACCTGTTCGATCGCTGTGCGGTCATGGGTTGTTTCGCCGACTTTGAACTCCAACGCAAAAATTACCGAACCCAGAACGAGAATGACATCCACGCGCCGACCCATACGGGGGATGTTGAACTCAAAGAAGACCCAACCATCCAACCCTTTGAGTTGCGTGTGAAGCAGGTCGATTTGGGCCAGCCAAGCGTCGCGCTGATCGGCAAAATGCCCATCGCCTGCGTGTCGGGAAAGCTTGCCCAGAATGTCGTCAGCTTCACTGCTCAGAAACTCTCCAATCGCAGCCCCATACCACGAACGCGATAAACCAGAGTTGCTAACCACGTTGGACATTTCGAGCGGGAGTATGTGGGAATGATACGCGAAAGTGAAGCGTTTGCGCGGATTCTGCTTTGTCGAGTCTGGCAAACCTGGCCAGGTGTATCTGCCGAGATATGAGCCAAGACACCTCAGTCCAAGAAGCGCAGTCAGTTTCGCGTGGCGTCGAAGAACATCGCCGCGCTCTACGAAACGGTGGAGACGGTGGAGGTGTGAGCAATGGCTGAAGGAGAAGGATCCGAGCTTTGGCGGGTTGGTGCGGGTGTAGAACAAGCCGCAAGAGTTCCTGTGGGTGCATCCGCGGTTTGAGCAGGAGTATTGAGGTCTGCTGGCCGGTCCGGGCGTCCGGGCGTGGTGTGGAAGCTGGCATCCGGCAGATTTCCAGCCCGAAGGGCGAAACAGAATAGCCCAGCGTTTCAACGCTGGGGTGCAGGGGCGAGAGGGGAACAAGTCCCGTCAGGGACGAAAGAACGGATTCGTTTGTCGCACCGTTTCTTCCGCCCCTGCGGGGCTTGATCGGGTCTGTTGATCGTTCTCCCAGCGATGAATCGCTGGGCTATTGTCGGGCCGTCCCTGACGGGACTCTTGGGAGGTTCCGCAAGGGCAAGGAGGAGCCGCCGAGCATCATCTGCGTGGGCTGCGAGCAACGGGTGCCGCTCTGGGATGAGATGGAGCAGTGTTTCGCCCGCCCGGAGATTCAGCAGCGGGTGCGCGACCTACAGGAGGAGTCCGCCATCGAGTTGAGCAACCAGAGCAAGGAACGCGCGTTGGTAGGTGAGTTCATCTCCACCGTGGCGCTGGTGGACCAGATCAGATCGCCGGGTTGGGCCAGGTCCACCGCCTTCTGGATCGTGCCGAAGGGATCGACCTCGGTGCCCGGATTCATGTTATTGCCAGCCGCGAAGACGTGGTAACGCGCCTGCTCGGCATGGGCGGTGCCAAGGAGCATGACGATGAATAAGAGATGAGTGAGGATGCGAGTTTGCATGGGGTGTTGTTCTTTGTTGAACGAAGCGATGGTGTCACAAGCGAAGAAAGATCTTCTGCCGCCTCAGGTGGATCAATACGACCCAAGCGAGGCCGTATT from Verrucomicrobiota bacterium includes these protein-coding regions:
- a CDS encoding DUF2075 domain-containing protein produces the protein MSNVVSNSGLSRSWYGAAIGEFLSSEADDILGKLSRHAGDGHFADQRDAWLAQIDLLHTQLKGLDGWVFFEFNIPRMGRRVDVILVLGSVIFALEFKVGETTHDRTAIEQVWDYALDLKNFHEASHNVAIAPILVATEAESASGKFEADADNVYRPVLTNAVKLRETLDFGLSIAKGSALDAQAWARASYRPTPTIIEAARSLYAQHSVEAIARFDAGAQNLHTTSKRIEELVDEARSTGQKFICFVTGVPGAGKTLVGLNIATQRRDEKAPTHAVFLSGNAPLVAVLREALTRDEYLRLKAQKKKVTKKKIATPVKAFIQNVHHFRDAGLTDENAPPEHVVIFDEAQRAWNLQMTANFMKRKKGRPGFTQSEPEFLISYMDRHRDWAVIVCLVGGGQEINTGEAGISAWLNAAIEHFPHWKMFISSRLHDSEYAANNSLERAQHTTQARHEDSLHLAVSMRSFRAENVSAFVKALLDCETATAREALAELSARFPIVLARDLDKAKAWVRCHARGSERFGLLASSKAMRLKPHAVDVRVDVDPVHYFLNDRDDVRSSYYLEDAATEFQVQGLELDWTCVTWDADFRFNGNGWNYHDFRGSRWKNINLSDNRNYLRNAYRVLLTRARQGMVVFVPPGNANDPTRSPTFYDSTFKYLRELGIPEIA
- a CDS encoding DNA cytosine methyltransferase is translated as SDWDKFSRQTYAANFGETPHVDIHSVAVADIPKFDILCGGFPRQPFSLVGVSKKLSLGKKHSFEDKERRITGINHAISGIPSSLKYLKVES